Proteins co-encoded in one Stomoxys calcitrans chromosome 5, idStoCalc2.1, whole genome shotgun sequence genomic window:
- the LOC106095550 gene encoding damage-control phosphatase ARMT1: MTKVVEKTTDDNNCTKYTPLQAIDEFDLKHGILDSTTPKETYLSGRYKRSFAYYTFRYRLPNTLSSLLKSLQQELNVHIYSKDEIVRVLECVTKLKNQLENDAQLEKFQQNESDSDLWNNFLSSLPSGASFFKTCWIYAECYLYRKIYSFFEASTDDLRDYDYFAPQKINALQISDNAMEEVLLSIKSVNNCDTLSHMLKLNLWGNKCDLSISSGQEIKPLDNLHKQIDCLNDNILIDNSAQIWDCLNKPGASKSVDFICDNAGFELFTDLLLAQYLIENKLADEVRFHVKAMPWFVSDTTYNDIKYTLKYLEDHKSEVLNKFGRQCSKNFNENRFKLCPPLEKEYFWTTPFEFYRMQEVSPSLYAQLCSSSLIIFKGDLNYRKLLGDFNWETTNDFSSCLRGFQPSNLCALRTIKGPVICGLKSGQAEQLFLKKMDWMFTGDYAVIQFAGKNSEHSIS; the protein is encoded by the exons ATG ACCAAGGTTGTTGAAAAAACGACAGATGACAATAACTGCACTAAATATACGCCGCTACAGGCTATCGATGAGTTTGATCTAAAGCATGGAATTCTTGATTCAACAACTCCCAAAGAAACTTACTTGAGTGGCCGTTATAAGAGAAGTTTTGCCTATTACACATTTCGCTATCGTTTGCCTAATACCTTGAGTTCTCTGCTAAAATCTCTGCAACAGGAATTGAATGTCCACATTTATTCTAAG GATGAAATTGTTCGTGTTTTGGAATGTgtaaccaaattgaagaatcaGCTGGAAAACgatgctcaactcgaaaaatttcaacagaatg aatccGACAGCGATTTATGGAATAATTTTCTATCCAGTTTGCCATCTGGTGCCTCATTCTTTAAGACATGTTGGATATATGCCGAGTGTTATTTGTATAGAAAGATTTATTCCTTCTTTGAAGCTTCCACGGATGACTTGAGGGACTATGATTATTTTGCTCCACAAAAGATAAATGCATTGCAAATTTCCGACAATGCTATGGAAGAAGTGCTGCTTAGcataaaaagtgtaaacaattgCGATACCCTTTCACATATGCTGAAG CTTAACCTttggggtaataaatgcgatttaTCCATTAGTTCCGGCCAGGAAATAAAACCCCTCGATAATCTGCATAAACAAATCGATTGTCTAAATGACAATATCTTAATAGACAACAGCGCACAAATATGGGATTGCCTGAATAAGCCTGGCGCAAGTAAATCAGTGGATTTTATATGTGACAATGCTGGCTTTGAATTATTTACCGACTTACTGTTGGCCcagtatttaattgaaaataaattggcCGATGAAGTTCGTTTTCATGTTAAGGCGATGCCTTGGTTTGTCTCCGACACAACTTACAACGATATAAAGTACACTTTAAAGTACTTGGAAGATCACAAATCTGAGGTGTTAAACAAATTTGGTAGGCAATGCTCAAAGAACTTCAACGAAAACAGATTTAAATTGTGCCCACCGCTGGAGAAGGAGTATTTTTGGACAACACCATTCGAATTTTATAG AATGCAAGAAGTAAGTCCATCCTTGTATGCTCAATTGTGCTCATCGTCGTTGATAATATTCAAAGGGGATTTGAACTATCGCAAGCTCTTAGGTGATTTTAATTGGGAAACAACAAATGATTTTTCTAGTTGTTTGCGAGGCTTTCAGCCATCCAACTTGTGCGCTCTACGCACTATCAAAGGTCCTGTAATATGTGGCCTGAAATCGGGTCAAGCGGAACAATTGTTTCTGAAAAAGATGGACTGGATGTTCACGGGAGACTATGCAGTTATACAATTTGCTGGCAAGAATTCAGAGCATAGCATTAGCTAA
- the LOC106094617 gene encoding damage-control phosphatase ARMT1 has product MEHSGPSDFERKYDILDVATPRHTILSGRYKRSFAYYTLRERLPVILTNIIDSLTKEKDEIAEKYEGEKTREEIKTVVGHISKLKYQLQTDKPFEKFLGIEQDKEMWNIFLEALPAKCASFFQSAWLYSECYMYRRVFSFFENTETLRHHDYFFKQKCKALEINAVLNLGKSLRSTERDSKTFSSLLKVNLWGNKCDLSIIIPTICDPNDNVFEHCSTLDDHVLVDDSSRIWKCLDSADQSKCITVDFVLDNAGFEFYTDLILADYLLSKKLAHKIRFHTKPMPWFVSDVTPVDFHHTFEYLEKHSSSHLSVQGRKWKQYLADGFFEMAAVNYFWSSPYEYYKMREVDMDLYNYLAQAQLVIFKGDLNYRKLLGDKNWDPTEDFLICLRGFQPTNICTLRTVKADLICGLEHGKAEDLFRQNPKWMETGEYGVIQFMEGSKWRF; this is encoded by the exons ATGGAACATTCAGGGCCATCAGATTTTGAACGAAAATACGATATACTAGACGTTGCAACTCCAAGGCATACGATATTATCTGGACGTTATAAAAG gagttttgctTATTACACGTTGAGGGAACGCTTGCCGGTTATATTAACAAACATTATTGATAGCTTAACAAAAGAGAAGGATGAAATTGCTGAAAAATATGAAGGAGAG AAAACTCGCGAAGAAATTAAGACTGTTGTGGGccatatttcaaaattaaaatatcaacTGCAAACTGACAAACCATTCGAGAAATTCTTGGGAATTG AGCAAGACAAGGAGATGTGGAACATTTTCCTAGAAGCTTTGCCAGCTAAATGCGCTTCGTTTTTCCAATCGGCCTGGCTCTACTCAGAGTGCTACATGTACAGGagggttttttctttttttgaaaatacaGAAACACTTAGACACcatgattatttttttaaacaaaagtgCAAAGCGCTAgaaataaatgcagttttaaaTTTAGGTAAAAGTTTGCGAAGCACTGAACGAGACTCGAAAACATTTTCAAGTCTTTTAAAG GTTAATTTATGGGgaaataaatgcgacctctCCATAATTATTCCTACTATCTGCGACCCGAATGACAATGTTTTTGAACATTGTAGCACATTAGACGATCACGTGTTGGTTGATGACTCAAGCAGGATTTGGAAATGTTTGGATTCGGCAGACCAATCAAAATGTATTACAGTGGACTTTGTATTGGACAATGCTGGATTCGAATTTTACACTGACCTCATTTTAGCCGATTATTTGTTGAGCAAGAAATTGGCacataaaatccgatttcatacAAAGCCAATGCCTTGGTTTGTTTCAGATGTGACACCTGTGGACTTCCACCACACCTTTGAGTATTTAGAGAAACACAGTTCAAGTCACTTAAGTGTACAGGGACGCAAATGGAAGCAGTATTTGGCAGATGGATTCTTCGAAATGGCTGCTGTAAATTATTTTTGGTCAAGCCCATACGAATACTATAA aatgcgtgaagtggatATGGACTTATATAATTATCTTGCTCAAGCTCAACTTGTTATATTCAAGGGAGATCTAAATTATCGAAAATTGTTAGGCGATAAGAATTGGGATCCCACAGAAGACTTCTTGATTTGTTTGAGAGGTTTTCAACCGACTAACATTTGTACATTGCGCACAGTTAAAGCTGATTTGATATGTGGCTTGGAACACGGTAAAGCTGAGGATCTATTCCGGCAGAACCCGAAATGGATGGAGACCGGAGAGTATGGTGTTATACAATTTATGGAAGGTTCTAAATGGAGGTTCTAA